The Pirellulales bacterium DNA window CGCGCAACCGGGCCCTACCTGCTGTATTTACTAGAGAGTCTGCGGACACAAAGCCCGGAGCCAGGATCACCCGTGATCCATGCTTTCCTCCTGTCGCGAATCGCCAAGGATGAGTGTTGCGATAACGCTAACAGGCTGGGAAAAATGGGTTGACCTGGGTCTCCCTCTGGGAGAATGGCGTATTGCGAGTGTTGAACATCAACACCCGGTTTTGCATCGTAAAGCTCGTACCGTCATAAAATGCGATAGCCAAGCCTTCGAAACGTCCGGCGCTTTCCCCGCCCAACGCTACATGAATTGTAGCAGATATTGGCAAGAATTTACACGCGCGGGTGAAAAGATTGTCCTAAGTTCATGGTGTGCAATCCTTTAAAATTTGCGGCATCATTTTTGCTAAGATTACGAATTTTCATTTTTGGCTTAGCTAATATGCCAATTCCTCATTGTTTTCCGAGTACTGACAGAAAAAGAACACAAGATCATCGTTCCAATTCAGCCACCTTGGGCAGGTCTTCCAAATTTTTTAAGCCAAAGAGTTTTAAAAAGCGGGGGGTCGTGCGATACAGGGGGGTGCGGGGAGATTCAGGCGGTCGTTCGAGCTGTAACAACTGTCGCCGCACTAACTGGCTCAGGATGGCTCCGCTGGGCGTCCCTCTTTGCTGTTCCACCGCCTCGCTGGTTAATGGCTGGTTGTAAGCCACAATTGCCAAAACATCCACCGCCGCCGGCGACAAGCGCGCTGGACGCACCCGTCCAAAGAGGGCGTCGCGCATCCGGGCGTACTCGCTTCGCAGGCTTAGGCGATACCCGCCAGCCAAACTTTCGATGGTATAAGGGCAGTCCGCCGCGACATAAAAGTGATTGAGATCCCGCACCAGTTCGTCAATCTCCGCCGCCGTGACGCCCCGCATCAAACTGGCCAGATGCGCGCTGCTAATTGGTTGCTGATCGGGCCGTCCGACAAAGAGCATGACCTCGACCAGCGAACGGGGTGTGATGGGGCAAACCGCTTCATCCGGGTTGCCAGGGTGCAAAATATCCCCGGCGTCTTCGCTCCCGCGGATATCGCCGGGGATTGCGCTTTGCGACGAATTCGCGGCATCCAACAGGGGATCCGTGCCGTCGACAACGGGAATAGAATAGGGATCATCCCCCTGGCGCAAGAGCGACTGAAACGCTTGGCTTAGTTGATCCAGCGAAAACCCCGCGTCCAACGCGGGATTGCCGCTGTCTGGATTGTCCACACCCATGTTGACGAAGACCTCTTGCCGCGAGTCAGGTTCATTCCAGCTATTTTA harbors:
- a CDS encoding SMC-Scp complex subunit ScpB, with the translated sequence MGVDNPDSGNPALDAGFSLDQLSQAFQSLLRQGDDPYSIPVVDGTDPLLDAANSSQSAIPGDIRGSEDAGDILHPGNPDEAVCPITPRSLVEVMLFVGRPDQQPISSAHLASLMRGVTAAEIDELVRDLNHFYVAADCPYTIESLAGGYRLSLRSEYARMRDALFGRVRPARLSPAAVDVLAIVAYNQPLTSEAVEQQRGTPSGAILSQLVRRQLLQLERPPESPRTPLYRTTPRFLKLFGLKNLEDLPKVAELER